A stretch of DNA from Phragmitibacter flavus:
AGTTGTTCGCCGGTTTGCGGGGCGGTGACCTCGGTGCCTTCGGGGTGGTTTTTGCGGAATTCGGCGAGGGCGGTTTGGTAGGCATGGGTGCGCTGTTTGATCTCGGATTGATGGCTGGCAAGGGCGGCTTCGCGATAGAGGTGGCGTCCGCTGCCCATGCCGAGGACGACGAAGCTGAAGAGGATGCAGATGATGAGGTAGCGGTTGCCAACGAGGTGGTCGGGGGCTTTGGTTTCGCGAAGGATCAGCCAGAGGACGAGGGCACCGAGGGAGGCTCCGGAGAAGATGACGACGTAGAGCTGGGTGGTGACGCCGATGGAGGGGAGGGTGAAGAGGAGGATGGGGCCGATGAGGAACTGCATCATGGTGGGCACGGCGGCGGTGCGGTAGAAGAGGCGTTTGAGGTCGGCTTTGCTGTGGTCGGGGAGGTGCGTGATGTTGTAGGTTTTGCGTCCGAACCAGCCGACCATGAAGAGGGAGGCGATGGCGATGGAGGCGAGGAGGAAGTGGAGGTAGCGCGGCAGGACGTTGCCGATTTTGAGGCTGGAGAAAAAGCCCTGCACTTTTTCCCATTCGCTGGGGAAGAGCATGAGGTTGATGTTGGCAAGGAAGATGAGGGGGATGAAGAGGAAGTGGAGGGCCATGAGGAGGCCGATGGCGAGGTGGAGGGTTTTCCATGCGCCGGTGTTCCAGCGGTGCCAGGTGTATTTGTGGAGATAGGCGAGGAGGAAGGCGCTGATGACGGTGGGGACGATGAGCAGCCAGGCGTGGCCGGTGAGGGAGTTGGCAGCATACCACTGCATGGTGTAGACGAGGTTGATGCACAACAGCGGGCCGATCCCCATGACGACGGCGAGGCTTTTGTTTACGGTGACGGTTTTGGTGATTTCGTAGGCGAGGCTGTCCCATTTTTTCTGGCGCAGGCCGAGCCATTCAAGGAAGACGGCGATGAAGCTGCCGCCCACCATGAGGTTGACGAAGAAGATATGGATGAGGAAGAAGAGGACTAGCAGGACCTTGAGGACACCTTCAGGAATGGGAAGAGGCAGGGCGAGGTCGCGCGGGACGGGGGTGTTGGCGATGAAGTAAGGCAGGTTCATGGAGGGAAAGGAAGGGAGATCAATTGGCGGTGACGTTGGCGGGCGCGGGCGGGAGTTGTTCGAGTTCCTGAAGGGTCCAGGGGGCGGTGCGGTTGGCTTCTTTTTCGCGGATGATTTTGACGGATGTGGGGTCGACGGGGGAAGCGCCGGAGCCCCATTCGTGGCGGAGGTGGGTGAGGACGGCGGCGATTTCTTCGTCGTTGAGGGTGGGGGCGTGACCGGGCATCATGCCGTTATAGGGGGTGCCGTTGACTTGAATGGGGCCGGTGAGTCCGTGGAGGATGACGCGGACGAGGCGCTCCGGGTTGGGGGCGGAGATCCAGTCGGAGTCTTTGAGGGGCGGGAAGGCTCCGGGGATGCCGAGTCCGGTGGGTTGGTGACAGGCGAAGCATAACTGGTTGTAAACGGTTTTTCCGGCAGCGAGGACAGCGGGATCGGGTGGCGGGGTTGTTGTGGCACTGCTTTGGAGGAGGGGTTCGTCGGGCGCAGGGTTTGGCGGTTGGGGGAGGCGGATGCCGGCGGTTTAGGCACCTTGGAGGGGCTGGCGGGTTTGGCGCAGGTCCTGGAGGTAGGCGACGAGGGCTTCGGCTTCGCTGCGGTTGCCGGGGAAGGGGGGCATGAAGGTGCGGGTTTGGTGCATGTTGGCCATGAAGGCGGTCATGGCGCCGTCGTCCCAGGGTTTGTCGTGGCCATACATGGTGGCGAATTTTTCGAGGACGCCGTTCATGCCGGTGGTGCTGTGGCAGCGGGAACAGGCGATCATGAAGACGTCCTGACCGGCCTGGATTTGGTTTTCGGGGGTGGCTTCGCGATGGGCGACGTAGGTGGCGTGTTTGAGGATGCCTTCGCTTTGCAGGAAGGCGAGTTCGTCTTTGAGGACGCCGTTGGAATACATGTATTCGCCGATGACCCAGGGTTTGCGCATGAACTCGCGGGCGCGTTCGAAGTGGCCGAGCAGCCAGATGCCCATGAAGCTGGGGATGAGGAGGGCCCAGCGGGGGATGAGGTTGGCGAAGGAGAGTCCACCGACGGCGATGAGGAGGAAGGAGACGAGGGTCCAGCCAAGCAGGACGGAGAATTTGTCATACCAGCCCATGAACTCCTGGGAGAGCAGGGCGACGGAGCTGTTGGCCTTCATGACATCGGGGACGTTTTGCCAATACCAGAGGCCGAAGAGCAGGGTGAGGAGCATGCCGATGAGGGTGAAGTGGGAGAGGCGGTAGACGAGCCAGGAGCGGACGGCGGGCTGCTTTTTGGTGAAGTAGAAGGAGCAGAACCAGACGAAGACGGCGCCGGTCATGAGGGCAAAAAAAGTGCGGAAGCCGAGCTGCGGGAGATAGAGCGGGTTGACCATGGCGTCGATGAAGGCGCGGGTCTGGCTCCATTCACCGGGTTTCATCATGAAGCCGAGCACGGCGACGATGAGGGCCATGGTGAACCAGGACATGATGCTGAGGGCGAGTCCGATTTTTATGTGTTTTTTCTTTTGGGCGTCGGTTTTGGCACTTTTCCAACTGAGGAACCACCACATGATGAGGCTGACTTCGGTGATGAAGACGAGCCATTCGGCGAACCAGCCCCAGAAGAACACGCGCAGCAGGCTGCCGATGGCGAAGGGGGCGAAGACGGAGGTGGAAACCCAGATGCCGACGCCGGTGAGGGCACCGACGGTGGTGGTGACGATGAAGACGACGAAGGTGACCTTGTAGGCGAGCTGGTCGATGTCGGGCCGGTTGTTTTTGTGGGCCCACCATTCCATCCAGGTGAGGATGGGGTAGGCACCGACGGCGAGGGGGTGGTTGATGAGGACGTGAATGCAGGCGATGACGCCGATGATCAGTCGTCCACCGGCGATGTGGTCGATAAAATAGGGTGGGAAATCCATGCCCTTAGTTTCGGCGCGGATGAGGGCGCTGAAAATGTGGCAAGATGTCGCAGGATTTACCGTTTTTCGATGATGGTGCGAATTTTGTCACCCAGTTGCGTGACGAAAGGTTTGTGCATTTCGTTGAGCATCATCACGAATCGCTGGTCGGCGCTGGCAGGGTTTCCGCCACCTGGGAAGGGTGGCTGGGGGTCGTATTGGCCGAGGAGCTGGACGCCCTTGGCATAACCGTCCCCACGGTATCGGCGAACGAGTTCAAGGGAGAGGTCGAGGCCTGCGGTGACGCCGGCAGCGGTGGCACGGTTGCGGTCGAACACGACGCGTTTCTGGCTGGGTTTGGCTCCAAAGATGGGGAGCAGTTCAAGGGTCTGCCAATGGCTGGTGGCTTCGTAGCCATGGAGGAGGCCGGCGGCACCGAGCAGCAGTGAACCCGTGCAGACGCTTGCGGTCAGGTCGGCTGTCTGCCCGGCTTTGCGGATGAAAGCAAGGGTTTCTGCATCATCGAGAATTTGCACGACGCCCTGAGTGCCGCCGGGGACGAGGAACAGGCTTGGTTTTTCCGGGAGTTGATCGAAGCTGAGATGGGGGGTGACCATGAATCCTGATTCGGTGATCACCGGGTCGGTGGTTTTGGCGATGAATTTTACGGTGGCTCCGATCATGCAGGAGAGGGCGTATTCGGGACCGATGGCGTCCATGGCGGTGAAGCCTGGGTAGAGAAGGATGAAGATGGTTTCACTGCCTGCGCGCAACAGGTCGGCTTCTGAAAACGGCGTGGAATTGGTTGGAGGCACGGCGGGGGTGTTTTGTGAAAGGAGCGGCAAGGTCATGGTGCCTGCCGCCGCCGTAACGGCGCGGAAGAAGTGTCTTCGGGAAGTCGTGTTGGGAGAGTTCACTTAATAGTAATAGTTCCCCATGAAGTGTTCGATTTGCAGATTCTCCTTGCTGGATAGGTTTAGCTGCTGTCGCGGCAACCATTCGACTGAGCCATCTGACCAAGCCCGGTTCATGCCCTCAATCTCTCGTTCTTCAAAGCGAAAGTCGGGATGGCGGACGCCGCGTTGGCTATGGAAACATTCGAAGCGTCGTTCGCCTGCGCCGCGGAATTCGGAGAGGATATCACACCAGAGGACGCCACGCCGCAGGTTGTTTCTGGGGGCGGTGTGTTTGGGATTGGTCAGTTTGGCCATCCCGCTGAGGATCAACTGCGATTCTTCCAGCCCACCGAGATACATGTAACCCGTGTAAACCCCTCCACCAGCGGTCATTCCTTCGGCATATCCTGATTCCCTGGCGGCGGGGCAGTTATACCAATCAGGCTGTTGTGCACGTCTGGGCCAGGTGCTGACTTTGCCTTCAGGAACCGGCATGTTGATATACTCGCCCATGGCTTGGAGCCGCGCGGCGCTGATGGTGCTGGGAATGAGACCTTCCACTGCGGGGAAGATGCCGTGATCTCCGTAGTAGAGTATGTCGGCCGCTGCCAGGCTCTTGATGTTGGCAATGCATTTGGTGCGCAGCGCCTGGTGCTTGATCCGGGCATAACCTGCAGTCGCCAAAAAGGAAAGCACGGCAATGATAGCCATGGCCACAAGCAATTCCACGAGGGTGAAAGCCCGGGGAGTGCATGGGGAGAACCGGGCAGCTGACCGTGGCATGGTGCCTCTCGTTATTTTGGTGGAGCGGTCCAAGAAGCTGAAAAGGAAAGGGTCAAAAGAACTTTCTTCTGCGCCACACGACGGCTACCAAGGCTGACATGATCAGCAGTGCACGTGAGGGCTCAGGCACCGCCGACGTCGTGGCTGTCATGCTGAAAGTGCCGAATTTGGTGCCAATGGTTGATGTCTGGTCGAGAAGGAACAGGCCTTCACCGACAAGAAGATCACCGGCAATGGAGAGTATTCCGTTGTTATAAGTGATGTTGGGATTCCCCAACGTTGCAAATTCTGCGTGCAAGAAGTCGATGTTCGAAGTGAGAACCAGTTGAGTCCCGTTGTATCGAAGTCCGAAATCACCATAGAGCAATACACCGGTGAACGGACCGCCCCAGCGTTGCATTCCGGTGAAGGCGATTTGCTCGCCCAAAGTGGTATTTCCTGTGAAACCAAAGGCGTTGTTAGAAACTGACCAACTTCCGAGAATGTTGGCGGGATCGATGTCAAGAGTGGTGGCCAAACGGGTGCGGCTGCTTCCAACCATCCCAGGAGTGGTTCCGCCTGCGTTGTTGAGCGGCACTTCTCCGAAAGGGCGGATTGAGTCCGTCACGATGACTCGGCCAGGAGTATTGCCACCGCCGGGCGTGGTCGATGTTCCCAAAGTGCCCGATTGTCCAGAGACACGGTTGTAAGGTGCATCACCCGCAGTCGATCCGGAGAGTATTTGCGCACGAG
This window harbors:
- a CDS encoding DJ-1/PfpI family protein yields the protein MNSPNTTSRRHFFRAVTAAAGTMTLPLLSQNTPAVPPTNSTPFSEADLLRAGSETIFILLYPGFTAMDAIGPEYALSCMIGATVKFIAKTTDPVITESGFMVTPHLSFDQLPEKPSLFLVPGGTQGVVQILDDAETLAFIRKAGQTADLTASVCTGSLLLGAAGLLHGYEATSHWQTLELLPIFGAKPSQKRVVFDRNRATAAGVTAGLDLSLELVRRYRGDGYAKGVQLLGQYDPQPPFPGGGNPASADQRFVMMLNEMHKPFVTQLGDKIRTIIEKR
- a CDS encoding PEP-CTERM sorting domain-containing protein (PEP-CTERM proteins occur, often in large numbers, in the proteomes of bacteria that also encode an exosortase, a predicted intramembrane cysteine proteinase. The presence of a PEP-CTERM domain at a protein's C-terminus predicts cleavage within the sorting domain, followed by covalent anchoring to some some component of the (usually Gram-negative) cell surface. Many PEP-CTERM proteins exhibit an unusual sequence composition that includes large numbers of potential glycosylation sites. Expression of one such protein has been shown restore the ability of a bacterium to form floc, a type of biofilm.), with the protein product MVIPPLPGCGKLSHPHAKHCASRPHRAGEESLIPLDMHKPFKTAIAGLAALGVTSFATLPAATIAGGTATWTVDEGFSDALGWLDSNFGGSKTRAQILSGSTAGDAPYNRVSGQSGTLGTSTTPGGGNTPGRVIVTDSIRPFGEVPLNNAGGTTPGMVGSSRTRLATTLDIDPANILGSWSVSNNAFGFTGNTTLGEQIAFTGMQRWGGPFTGVLLYGDFGLRYNGTQLVLTSNIDFLHAEFATLGNPNITYNNGILSIAGDLLVGEGLFLLDQTSTIGTKFGTFSMTATTSAVPEPSRALLIMSALVAVVWRRRKFF
- a CDS encoding c-type cytochrome is translated as MRLPQPPNPAPDEPLLQSSATTTPPPDPAVLAAGKTVYNQLCFACHQPTGLGIPGAFPPLKDSDWISAPNPERLVRVILHGLTGPIQVNGTPYNGMMPGHAPTLNDEEIAAVLTHLRHEWGSGASPVDPTSVKIIREKEANRTAPWTLQELEQLPPAPANVTAN
- a CDS encoding c-type cytochrome, yielding MNLPYFIANTPVPRDLALPLPIPEGVLKVLLVLFFLIHIFFVNLMVGGSFIAVFLEWLGLRQKKWDSLAYEITKTVTVNKSLAVVMGIGPLLCINLVYTMQWYAANSLTGHAWLLIVPTVISAFLLAYLHKYTWHRWNTGAWKTLHLAIGLLMALHFLFIPLIFLANINLMLFPSEWEKVQGFFSSLKIGNVLPRYLHFLLASIAIASLFMVGWFGRKTYNITHLPDHSKADLKRLFYRTAAVPTMMQFLIGPILLFTLPSIGVTTQLYVVIFSGASLGALVLWLILRETKAPDHLVGNRYLIICILFSFVVLGMGSGRHLYREAALASHQSEIKQRTHAYQTALAEFRKNHPEGTEVTAPQTGEQLFTSCAACHAPATQLVGPSLAEIAQLYANNPEGIVTWARAPGKKRPNLPPMPPFAHLGDDNLRKIAQYMLEKAPPKL
- a CDS encoding c-type cytochrome, translated to MDFPPYFIDHIAGGRLIIGVIACIHVLINHPLAVGAYPILTWMEWWAHKNNRPDIDQLAYKVTFVVFIVTTTVGALTGVGIWVSTSVFAPFAIGSLLRVFFWGWFAEWLVFITEVSLIMWWFLSWKSAKTDAQKKKHIKIGLALSIMSWFTMALIVAVLGFMMKPGEWSQTRAFIDAMVNPLYLPQLGFRTFFALMTGAVFVWFCSFYFTKKQPAVRSWLVYRLSHFTLIGMLLTLLFGLWYWQNVPDVMKANSSVALLSQEFMGWYDKFSVLLGWTLVSFLLIAVGGLSFANLIPRWALLIPSFMGIWLLGHFERAREFMRKPWVIGEYMYSNGVLKDELAFLQSEGILKHATYVAHREATPENQIQAGQDVFMIACSRCHSTTGMNGVLEKFATMYGHDKPWDDGAMTAFMANMHQTRTFMPPFPGNRSEAEALVAYLQDLRQTRQPLQGA
- a CDS encoding type II secretion system protein: MPRSAARFSPCTPRAFTLVELLVAMAIIAVLSFLATAGYARIKHQALRTKCIANIKSLAAADILYYGDHGIFPAVEGLIPSTISAARLQAMGEYINMPVPEGKVSTWPRRAQQPDWYNCPAARESGYAEGMTAGGGVYTGYMYLGGLEESQLILSGMAKLTNPKHTAPRNNLRRGVLWCDILSEFRGAGERRFECFHSQRGVRHPDFRFEEREIEGMNRAWSDGSVEWLPRQQLNLSSKENLQIEHFMGNYYY